The proteins below are encoded in one region of Microbispora sp. NBC_01189:
- a CDS encoding amino acid ABC transporter permease yields MTDGHAAAPEWVKSERQLRREAELRARGRRSISAATASTLVVVVTLIVVITTSPGWPRVQETFLSPEAFVEALPDVLRGFLLNIKIFLIAEPLILVLGLVVALVRGLRSPVFFPLRALAVLYTDVFRGIPTILLVYLVGFGVPALQLQGAPGDPVTLGIIALVLSYGAYVAEVFRAGIESVHPSQRAAARSLALTHGQTMRYVVLPQAVRRVVPPLLNDFTSLQKDTALVAVLGPLEALRQAQIHAAMSFNYTPYLVAALLFIALTVPMARFTDHLAARARRREGGGDA; encoded by the coding sequence GTGACCGACGGGCACGCGGCGGCGCCGGAGTGGGTGAAGAGCGAGCGGCAGCTCCGCCGGGAGGCGGAGCTGCGCGCCCGCGGGCGGCGGTCGATCTCGGCCGCCACCGCGTCCACGCTCGTCGTGGTGGTCACGCTGATCGTGGTGATCACCACCTCGCCGGGGTGGCCCCGGGTCCAGGAGACCTTCTTGAGCCCCGAAGCCTTCGTCGAGGCGCTGCCCGATGTGCTGCGCGGCTTCCTGCTCAACATCAAGATCTTCCTCATCGCCGAGCCGCTGATCCTGGTGCTGGGGCTCGTCGTCGCGCTCGTACGCGGCCTGCGTTCGCCGGTGTTCTTCCCGCTGCGCGCGCTCGCGGTGCTCTACACGGACGTCTTCCGTGGCATCCCGACCATCCTGCTCGTCTACCTGGTCGGGTTCGGCGTTCCGGCGCTCCAACTGCAGGGCGCGCCGGGTGACCCGGTCACGCTCGGCATCATCGCCCTCGTGCTGTCCTACGGCGCGTACGTCGCGGAGGTGTTCCGCGCGGGGATCGAGTCGGTGCATCCCAGCCAGCGGGCGGCGGCCCGGTCGCTGGCCCTCACCCATGGCCAGACGATGCGCTACGTGGTGCTGCCGCAGGCCGTCCGCCGGGTGGTCCCGCCACTGCTCAACGACTTCACCTCGCTGCAGAAGGACACCGCCCTGGTGGCCGTGCTCGGACCGCTGGAGGCGCTGCGGCAGGCGCAGATCCACGCCGCCATGTCCTTCAACTACACGCCCTACCTGGTCGCCGCGCTGCTGTTCATCGCGCTGACCGTGCCGATGGCCCGGTTCACCGACCATCTCGCCGCGCGGGCGCGGCGTCGTGAGGGAGGCGGGGACGCGTGA
- a CDS encoding ABC transporter substrate-binding protein — protein MRRPSLLLASGALTLAAAACAPANDASTTASSTENSTAGTSAGASTGADACAKESLKLTTPGKLTIGTDKPAYEPWFKNDDPSSGQGFESAVAYAVAGQMGFTRDEVAWTVVPFDSSFAPGPKQFDFDVNQVSITPERAKAVDFSQGYYTVKQGVVALESGRYASATSLADLKDAKIGVQAATTALQAVRSVIQPAKDPSVFNQQVDVITALKNKQIDAIVVDLPTAFYVTAAQVKGSKIVGQFAATGGEPEEFGLLFQKGSSLVSCVDKALGELRSSGELAKIEGDWLTAAAGAPELK, from the coding sequence ATGCGCCGTCCCTCTCTCCTGCTGGCGTCCGGTGCCCTCACGCTGGCGGCCGCCGCCTGCGCCCCGGCGAACGACGCCTCCACCACCGCGAGCTCCACCGAGAACTCCACGGCGGGCACGTCGGCGGGTGCCTCCACGGGCGCCGACGCGTGCGCCAAGGAGAGCCTGAAGCTCACCACCCCCGGCAAGCTCACCATCGGCACGGACAAGCCGGCGTACGAGCCGTGGTTCAAGAACGACGACCCCTCCAGCGGCCAGGGATTCGAGAGCGCCGTCGCCTACGCGGTGGCCGGGCAGATGGGCTTCACCCGGGACGAGGTCGCCTGGACGGTCGTGCCGTTCGACTCGTCGTTCGCCCCCGGCCCCAAGCAGTTCGACTTCGACGTCAACCAGGTCTCCATCACCCCCGAGCGGGCCAAGGCCGTCGACTTCAGCCAGGGCTACTACACGGTCAAGCAGGGCGTGGTCGCCCTGGAAAGCGGCAGGTACGCCTCCGCCACCAGCCTCGCCGATCTCAAGGACGCCAAGATCGGTGTGCAGGCGGCCACCACCGCGCTGCAGGCCGTACGGTCGGTCATCCAGCCGGCCAAGGACCCGAGCGTGTTCAACCAGCAGGTCGACGTGATCACCGCGCTGAAGAACAAGCAGATCGACGCCATCGTCGTCGACCTGCCCACCGCCTTCTACGTCACGGCCGCGCAGGTGAAGGGCTCGAAGATCGTCGGCCAGTTCGCCGCGACCGGCGGCGAGCCGGAGGAGTTCGGCCTGCTGTTCCAGAAGGGCAGCTCCCTGGTGAGCTGCGTCGACAAGGCGCTCGGCGAGCTGCGGAGCTCCGGTGAGCTGGCGAAGATCGAGGGCGACTGGCTGACCGCCGCAGCGGGCGCGCCGGAGCTGAAGTGA
- the rplI gene encoding 50S ribosomal protein L9, with the protein MKLILTNEVSGLGAPGDVVEVKDGYGRNYLIPRGFAIRWTRGAESQVASLKKARASREIRDLGSAKEVAGQLGALKVRLKTRAGESGRLFGSVTTGDIADAVKAAGGPQLDRRRIEIGNAIKSVGTHKVSVRLHPEVAATIDVEVVAG; encoded by the coding sequence ATGAAGCTCATTCTCACCAATGAGGTCTCCGGGCTCGGCGCCCCCGGCGACGTCGTCGAGGTCAAGGACGGCTACGGCCGCAATTACCTCATTCCGCGTGGCTTCGCCATCCGCTGGACCCGCGGCGCCGAGTCGCAGGTCGCCTCGCTGAAGAAGGCCCGCGCCTCCCGCGAGATTCGCGACCTCGGCTCCGCCAAGGAGGTCGCCGGCCAGCTCGGCGCGCTCAAGGTCAGGCTGAAGACCCGCGCCGGCGAGTCCGGCCGGCTGTTCGGCTCGGTCACGACCGGTGACATCGCCGACGCCGTCAAGGCCGCCGGCGGTCCCCAGCTCGACCGCCGCCGCATCGAGATCGGTAACGCGATCAAGAGCGTCGGCACCCACAAGGTGAGCGTCCGGCTGCACCCGGAGGTCGCCGCCACCATCGATGTCGAGGTGGTCGCGGGCTGA
- the rpsR gene encoding 30S ribosomal protein S18 → MAKPAVRKPKKKVCLFCHDKISYVDYKDTALLRKFISDRGKIRARRVTGNCTQHQRDVATAIKNAREMALLPYTSTAR, encoded by the coding sequence ATGGCGAAGCCGGCAGTGCGCAAGCCGAAGAAAAAGGTTTGCCTCTTCTGTCACGACAAGATCTCCTACGTCGACTACAAGGACACGGCGCTGCTGCGGAAGTTCATCTCCGACCGTGGCAAGATCCGTGCCCGCCGGGTGACGGGCAACTGCACCCAGCACCAGCGCGACGTGGCCACCGCTATCAAGAATGCTCGTGAGATGGCCCTGCTGCCGTACACGAGCACCGCGCGCTGA
- a CDS encoding single-stranded DNA-binding protein: MAAGDTQITIVGNLVDDPELRFTPTGQAVARFRIASTPRFLDKQTNEWKDGEGLFLTCNVWRQAAENVAESLQRGMRVIVQGRLRQRSYETKEGEKRTVYEVEVDEVGPSLRNATAKVNKTSRQGGGGFGGGGPANDPWASAAPAPQGGGGGFGGAPQGGGGFGGDFSDEPPF; this comes from the coding sequence ATGGCAGCAGGCGACACACAGATCACCATTGTCGGCAATCTTGTCGACGACCCGGAGCTGCGCTTCACCCCGACGGGGCAGGCCGTGGCCCGGTTCCGCATCGCGTCCACTCCGAGGTTCCTGGACAAGCAGACCAACGAGTGGAAAGACGGCGAGGGCCTGTTCCTCACCTGCAACGTCTGGCGGCAGGCGGCGGAGAACGTCGCCGAGAGCCTCCAGCGCGGCATGCGGGTGATCGTGCAGGGACGGCTGCGCCAGCGATCGTACGAGACCAAGGAAGGCGAGAAGCGCACGGTCTACGAGGTCGAGGTCGACGAGGTCGGCCCTTCGCTGCGCAACGCGACGGCGAAGGTCAACAAGACCTCGCGCCAGGGCGGCGGCGGCTTCGGCGGCGGCGGCCCGGCCAACGACCCGTGGGCGTCCGCGGCTCCCGCTCCGCAGGGTGGTGGCGGCGGCTTCGGCGGCGCCCCCCAGGGTGGTGGCGGCTTCGGCGGCGACTTCAGCGACGAACCGCCCTTCTAG
- the rpsF gene encoding 30S ribosomal protein S6 — translation MRRYEMMVILDPSLDERTVQPSIDQFLAVVRNDGGSVEKVDVWGRRRLSYDIEKKSEGIYAVVDLTAEPATVKELDRQLNLNEGILRTKVIRPELH, via the coding sequence ATGCGTCGCTACGAGATGATGGTCATCCTCGACCCGTCCCTCGACGAGCGCACCGTGCAGCCGTCGATCGACCAGTTCCTCGCCGTCGTCCGCAATGACGGCGGAAGCGTGGAGAAGGTCGATGTCTGGGGCCGTCGCCGCCTGTCCTACGACATCGAGAAGAAGTCCGAGGGCATCTACGCGGTGGTCGACCTGACCGCAGAGCCCGCCACCGTGAAGGAGCTGGACCGCCAGCTCAACCTGAACGAGGGCATTCTCCGCACCAAGGTCATCCGCCCCGAGCTGCACTAG
- a CDS encoding deoxyribonuclease IV produces the protein MDSHSAGPRIGAHVDQDDPLAHAAARDAEVAQFFLGDPQGWKSPVLPATSDALRASDVDVYVHAPYVINVATANNRIRIPSRKLLDAHLKAAASIGAKGLVVHGGHVNAGDDPQTGFDNWRKVFERTECPIPVLIENTAGGGNAMARRLERIARLWDAATAGAPDPSMVGFCLDTCHFHAGGEELAGLVERVKAITGRIDLVHCNDSRDAFDSGADRHANLGAGRIDPELILAVCRAAGAPIVVETPFEGQAEDIAFLRKHL, from the coding sequence ATGGACAGCCACAGCGCCGGCCCGCGGATCGGGGCCCACGTCGACCAGGACGACCCGCTGGCGCACGCGGCGGCCCGCGACGCCGAGGTGGCGCAGTTCTTCCTCGGCGACCCGCAGGGCTGGAAGAGCCCAGTGCTCCCGGCCACGTCCGACGCCCTGCGCGCGTCGGACGTCGACGTCTACGTCCACGCGCCGTACGTCATCAACGTGGCGACCGCGAACAACCGCATCCGCATCCCGAGCCGCAAGCTCCTGGACGCGCACCTCAAGGCGGCGGCGTCGATCGGCGCCAAGGGGCTGGTCGTCCACGGCGGGCACGTCAACGCGGGCGACGACCCGCAGACCGGGTTCGACAACTGGCGCAAGGTCTTCGAGCGCACAGAGTGCCCGATTCCCGTCCTGATCGAGAACACCGCGGGCGGCGGCAACGCGATGGCCCGCAGGCTGGAGCGGATCGCCCGGCTGTGGGACGCCGCGACGGCGGGGGCGCCGGATCCGTCGATGGTCGGTTTCTGCCTCGACACCTGTCACTTCCACGCGGGCGGCGAGGAGCTCGCCGGGCTGGTGGAGCGGGTGAAGGCGATCACCGGCCGGATCGACCTCGTGCACTGCAACGACTCGCGGGACGCGTTCGACTCGGGCGCCGACCGGCACGCCAACCTCGGCGCCGGCCGGATCGACCCCGAGCTGATCCTCGCGGTCTGCCGCGCGGCCGGGGCGCCGATCGTGGTCGAGACGCCGTTCGAGGGTCAGGCCGAGGACATCGCGTTCCTCCGCAAGCATCTTTAG
- a CDS encoding glycosyltransferase family 87 protein encodes MRRRPPWLLLLVWTVTRAGLFLVVTQVIPTGHGDSFSNDVSLYQGWSDVLARGEFPAGDDKWQYPPFAALPMLLPRLLPFEYHVAFYLLSLLCDLAILFLVWRFSRSPDGGGRTGPWAWTIGAALLGPVLIARYDLMVTLVAVLALTASTHPAVRGSLIGVGFIVKVWPVALLTGLRRWRELLTATGSTLVVAVAGCGMAALTLPHALDFLTAQQERGLQIESLAATPFALARAVGWWDGFTTYQHGSMEAVGSGVDTAVWVSLAATPAALVLIAVWWLRAAPSPRSYYDAALTTVLFLVVTSRVLSPQYFVWVIGVAAVVLSVRRAEPGPTQRPAAWLVVVAALLTGIMYPWVEQDYSWEGTLPGTVVLTLRNLVFLAAAVTSYVQLWRATRRPKPAKDEQDIQEALPVF; translated from the coding sequence ATGCGCAGGAGGCCGCCATGGCTTCTGCTGCTCGTGTGGACGGTGACCCGGGCGGGGCTGTTCCTCGTCGTGACCCAGGTCATCCCGACCGGCCACGGCGACTCCTTCAGCAACGACGTCTCCCTCTACCAGGGCTGGTCGGACGTCCTGGCGCGGGGGGAGTTCCCCGCCGGGGACGACAAGTGGCAGTATCCGCCGTTCGCGGCGCTGCCGATGCTCCTTCCCCGGCTGCTGCCGTTCGAGTATCACGTCGCCTTCTATCTGCTGTCCCTGCTGTGCGACCTCGCGATCCTGTTCCTGGTGTGGCGGTTCTCGCGGTCCCCGGACGGCGGTGGCCGCACCGGCCCGTGGGCGTGGACCATCGGCGCGGCCCTGCTCGGGCCGGTGCTCATCGCCCGGTACGACCTGATGGTCACGCTGGTGGCGGTGCTGGCGCTGACGGCCTCGACGCACCCGGCGGTGCGCGGGTCGCTGATCGGCGTCGGGTTCATCGTCAAGGTGTGGCCGGTGGCGCTGCTCACCGGCCTGCGGCGGTGGCGCGAACTGCTGACCGCCACGGGCTCCACCCTCGTCGTCGCGGTGGCGGGCTGCGGCATGGCCGCCCTGACCCTGCCGCACGCGCTCGACTTCCTCACCGCCCAGCAGGAGCGGGGGCTGCAGATCGAGTCGCTCGCCGCGACGCCGTTCGCGCTGGCCCGGGCCGTCGGGTGGTGGGACGGCTTCACCACCTACCAGCACGGCTCGATGGAGGCCGTGGGCTCCGGCGTCGACACCGCGGTCTGGGTGAGCCTGGCGGCCACGCCCGCGGCGCTCGTGCTGATCGCGGTGTGGTGGCTGCGCGCCGCCCCGAGCCCGCGGTCCTACTACGACGCGGCGCTCACCACCGTGCTGTTCCTGGTCGTCACCAGCCGGGTCCTGTCGCCGCAGTACTTCGTCTGGGTGATCGGCGTCGCCGCCGTCGTCCTGTCGGTGCGGCGCGCGGAGCCGGGCCCGACGCAGCGGCCGGCCGCCTGGCTTGTCGTGGTCGCCGCCCTGCTCACCGGGATCATGTATCCCTGGGTGGAGCAGGACTACAGCTGGGAGGGCACGCTGCCCGGCACCGTGGTGCTGACCCTCCGGAACCTGGTCTTCCTGGCCGCGGCGGTGACGTCGTACGTACAACTCTGGCGGGCCACGCGCAGGCCGAAGCCGGCGAAGGACGAGCAGGACATTCAAGAAGCCCTACCCGTTTTCTGA